One window from the genome of Pseudomonas frederiksbergensis encodes:
- the glpD gene encoding glycerol-3-phosphate dehydrogenase, translating to MPTTTLPTPPLAEIYDVAVIGGGINGVGIAADAAGRGLSVFLCEKDDLASHTSSASSKLIHGGLRYLEHYEFRLVREALAEREVLLAKAPHIVKQMRFVLPHRPHLRPAWMIRAGLFLYDHLGKREQLAGSRSLKFGADSVLKSEITKGFEYSDCWVDDARLVVLNAMAAREKGAHIHTRTRCVSARRSKGLWNLHLERADGSLFSIQAKALVNAAGPWVAKFIRDDLKMESPYGIRLIQGSHLIVPKLYEGEHAHILQNEDQRIVFTIPYLNQFTLIGTTDREYTGDPAKVAITEGETDYLLKVVSAHFKKQVSRDDILHSYSGVRPLCNDESDNPSAVTRDYTLALSAAGEEAPLLSVFGGKLTTYRKLAESAMAQLAPYFTQMRPGWTAQATLPGGENMTTPQALCSAIRDKFDWLPTDIARRWATTYGSRTWRMLEGVHGLGDLGEHIGAGLYTREVDYLCSDEWAVDAQDILWRRSKLGLFTSATEQDKLQQYLQKVEHNRRKIEAA from the coding sequence ATGCCCACTACAACCTTGCCTACGCCCCCTCTCGCAGAAATCTACGATGTCGCCGTCATTGGTGGCGGTATCAATGGCGTAGGGATTGCTGCGGACGCTGCCGGTCGCGGTCTTTCGGTGTTCCTTTGCGAAAAGGACGACCTTGCCAGCCATACTTCTTCGGCCAGCAGCAAGCTGATCCATGGCGGCCTGCGCTATCTCGAACATTATGAGTTCCGCCTGGTGCGCGAGGCACTGGCCGAGCGCGAAGTCCTCCTGGCCAAGGCCCCGCACATCGTCAAGCAGATGCGCTTCGTGCTTCCCCATCGGCCGCACCTGCGCCCCGCCTGGATGATCCGCGCCGGCCTGTTCCTTTATGACCACCTGGGCAAACGCGAACAGCTCGCGGGCTCCAGAAGCTTGAAATTTGGTGCCGACAGCGTCCTCAAAAGCGAAATCACCAAAGGCTTCGAATACTCGGACTGCTGGGTTGACGACGCCCGATTGGTGGTACTCAACGCCATGGCGGCACGAGAGAAAGGCGCCCACATCCACACCCGCACCCGCTGCGTCAGTGCTCGTCGCAGCAAAGGCCTGTGGAACCTGCATCTGGAGCGAGCCGACGGCAGCCTGTTTTCGATCCAGGCCAAGGCCCTGGTGAACGCCGCCGGCCCGTGGGTGGCCAAGTTCATTCGTGACGACCTGAAAATGGAATCGCCGTACGGCATTCGCCTGATCCAGGGCAGCCATTTGATCGTGCCGAAACTCTATGAAGGCGAACATGCGCATATTCTCCAGAACGAAGACCAGCGCATCGTCTTCACCATCCCATACCTGAACCAGTTCACGCTGATCGGTACGACGGATCGCGAATACACTGGCGATCCGGCCAAGGTGGCAATTACCGAGGGCGAAACCGATTACCTGCTGAAAGTGGTCAGCGCCCACTTCAAAAAGCAGGTCAGCCGCGACGATATCCTGCACAGTTACTCCGGTGTCCGACCGTTGTGCAACGACGAATCCGACAACCCTTCCGCCGTGACTCGCGACTACACCCTCGCGCTTTCGGCAGCTGGCGAAGAGGCGCCGCTGCTGTCGGTATTCGGTGGCAAATTGACCACTTACCGCAAGCTGGCCGAATCGGCGATGGCGCAACTGGCCCCCTACTTCACGCAAATGCGACCTGGCTGGACCGCTCAGGCAACCTTGCCGGGGGGGGAAAACATGACCACCCCGCAGGCGCTGTGCTCGGCGATTCGCGACAAGTTCGACTGGTTGCCAACCGATATCGCCCGTCGCTGGGCCACCACGTATGGCAGCCGCACCTGGCGCATGCTCGAAGGCGTGCACGGCCTCGGTGACTTGGGCGAGCACATCGGCGCAGGCCTTTATACTCGCGAAGTCGATTACTTGTGCAGCGACGAATGGGCCGTCGACGCCCAGGACATCCTCTGGCGCCGCAGCAAGCTGGGACTGTTCACCAGCGCGACCGAGCAGGACAAGCTCCAGCAATATCTGCAAAAGGTCGAGCACAATCGACGCAAGATCGAAGCGGCCTGA
- a CDS encoding DeoR/GlpR family transcriptional regulator translates to MNLPPRQQQILELVRERGYVSIEEMAQLFVVTPQTIRRDINQLAEANLLRRYHGGAAYDSSVENTAYAMRADQMRDEKQRIAEAIAAQIPDHASLFINIGTTTESIARALLNHNHLKVITNNLHVASILSAKDDFEVLIAGGNVRRDGGVVGQASVDFINQFKVDFALVGISGIDEDGSLLDFDYQEVRVSQAIIANARQVLLAADSSKFGRNAMVRLGPISLIDCLVTDQQPVPALAQLLSQHKIRLEVV, encoded by the coding sequence ATGAATCTGCCTCCCCGCCAGCAACAAATCCTCGAACTGGTCCGCGAACGCGGTTATGTCAGCATCGAGGAGATGGCGCAGCTATTTGTCGTTACCCCACAGACCATCCGCCGCGACATCAATCAATTGGCGGAAGCGAACCTGCTGCGCCGCTACCACGGCGGCGCGGCTTATGACTCAAGCGTGGAAAATACCGCCTACGCCATGCGCGCGGACCAGATGCGCGACGAGAAGCAACGCATCGCCGAAGCCATCGCCGCCCAGATCCCCGACCACGCATCACTGTTCATCAACATCGGCACCACCACCGAATCCATCGCGCGAGCGCTGCTCAATCACAACCACCTGAAGGTGATCACCAACAACCTGCACGTGGCGTCGATCCTCAGCGCCAAGGATGATTTCGAGGTCCTGATCGCCGGTGGCAACGTACGTCGCGACGGCGGCGTGGTGGGTCAGGCCTCCGTCGATTTCATCAACCAGTTCAAAGTCGACTTCGCCCTGGTGGGCATCAGCGGGATCGATGAAGACGGCAGCCTCCTGGACTTCGATTACCAGGAGGTGCGGGTGTCCCAGGCCATCATCGCCAACGCCCGGCAAGTGCTGCTGGCGGCGGACTCCAGCAAATTCGGGCGCAACGCTATGGTCCGCCTGGGCCCGATCAGCCTGATCGATTGCTTGGTGACCGACCAGCAACCGGTGCCAGCCCTGGCGCAGTTGCTGAGCCAGCACAAGATTCGATTGGAAGTGGTCTGA
- a CDS encoding MIP/aquaporin family protein, producing the protein MTTALQQPSLSSQCLAEFLGTALLIFFGTGCVAALKVAGASFGLWEISIIWGVGVSMAIYLSAGISGAHLNPAVSIALCIFTDFEKRKLPFYIVCQVAGAFCGALLVYTLYSNLFFDFEQSRHMVRGTEASLELAAVFSTYPHPALSTGQAFLVEMIITAILMGVIMSLTDDNNGLPRGPLAPLLIGLLIAVIGSSMGPLTGFAMNPARDFGPKLMTFFAGWGEISLTGAREIPYFLVPIFAPIVGACLGAAAYRGLIARHLPSAMVATKEAEPAIDGKPRTS; encoded by the coding sequence ATGACGACTGCTTTACAACAACCCTCCCTGTCCAGCCAATGCCTGGCGGAGTTCCTGGGTACGGCCCTGTTGATTTTCTTTGGTACCGGTTGCGTTGCAGCGCTCAAGGTCGCGGGTGCCAGTTTCGGCTTGTGGGAAATCAGCATCATCTGGGGTGTCGGTGTCAGCATGGCGATTTATCTCAGCGCGGGCATTTCCGGCGCGCACCTGAATCCCGCCGTCAGCATCGCCTTGTGCATTTTCACTGACTTCGAAAAACGCAAATTGCCCTTCTATATTGTTTGCCAAGTGGCCGGCGCGTTCTGCGGCGCGTTGCTGGTCTATACGCTGTACAGCAATTTGTTCTTCGATTTCGAACAGTCCCGCCATATGGTTCGTGGCACCGAAGCCAGCCTTGAACTGGCGGCGGTGTTTTCTACCTACCCTCACCCCGCACTGTCCACCGGCCAGGCGTTTCTGGTGGAGATGATCATCACCGCCATCCTGATGGGCGTGATCATGTCTTTGACCGATGATAACAACGGACTGCCGCGAGGCCCGCTGGCGCCGCTGCTGATCGGCTTGTTGATCGCGGTGATCGGTAGCTCGATGGGGCCGCTGACAGGCTTTGCGATGAACCCGGCACGTGACTTCGGTCCTAAACTGATGACTTTCTTTGCAGGCTGGGGTGAAATTTCCCTCACCGGGGCGCGTGAGATTCCATACTTCCTGGTACCGATTTTCGCGCCGATCGTTGGCGCATGCCTGGGTGCTGCCGCGTATCGCGGGCTGATTGCCCGTCATCTGCCCAGCGCCATGGTTGCTACAAAGGAGGCAGAGCCGGCCATTGACGGCAAGCCCAGAACGTCCTGA
- a CDS encoding amino acid ABC transporter ATP-binding protein, whose protein sequence is MISIKNINKWYGDFQVLTNCSTEVSKGEVVVVCGPSGSGKSTLIKCVNALEPFQKGDIVVDGTSIADPKTNLPKLRSRVGMVFQHFELFPHLTITENLTIAQIKVLGRSKEEATKKGLQLLERVGLSAHAHKHPGQLSGGQQQRVAIARALAMDPVVMLFDEPTSALDPEMVNEVLDVMVQLAHEGMTMMCVTHEMGFARKVANRVIFMDQGQIIEDCPKEEFFGDISARSERAQHFLEKILQH, encoded by the coding sequence ATGATCTCTATCAAGAACATCAACAAGTGGTATGGGGACTTCCAGGTACTGACCAATTGCAGCACCGAGGTCAGCAAGGGTGAGGTTGTGGTGGTGTGCGGGCCGTCGGGCTCGGGCAAGTCCACGCTGATCAAGTGCGTAAACGCCCTGGAGCCGTTCCAGAAGGGTGACATCGTGGTCGATGGCACGTCCATCGCCGACCCGAAGACCAACTTGCCGAAACTGCGTTCGCGCGTAGGCATGGTGTTCCAGCATTTCGAACTGTTCCCGCACCTGACCATCACCGAGAACCTGACCATCGCGCAGATCAAGGTGCTGGGCCGCAGCAAGGAAGAAGCCACCAAGAAAGGCCTGCAACTGCTGGAGCGCGTTGGCCTGTCGGCCCACGCCCACAAGCACCCGGGCCAGCTCTCCGGCGGCCAGCAGCAGCGCGTGGCGATTGCCCGTGCGCTGGCGATGGACCCGGTGGTCATGCTCTTCGACGAACCAACCTCGGCCCTTGACCCGGAAATGGTCAACGAAGTGCTCGACGTGATGGTGCAACTGGCCCACGAAGGCATGACCATGATGTGCGTGACCCACGAAATGGGCTTCGCCCGCAAAGTCGCGAACCGGGTGATCTTCATGGACCAGGGCCAGATCATCGAGGACTGCCCCAAAGAAGAGTTCTTCGGCGACATCAGCGCCCGCTCCGAACGCGCGCAGCATTTCCTCGAGAAGATCCTGCAGCACTAA
- a CDS encoding amino acid ABC transporter permease: protein MNYNWDWGVFFKSTGVGSEIYLDWYVAGLGWTIAIAIVAWIIALLLGSILGVMRTVPNRLVSGIATCYVELFRNVPLLVQLFIWYFLVPDLLPADMQEWYKQDLNPTTSAYLSVVVCLGLFTAARVCEQVRTGIQALPRGQESAARAMGFKLPQIYWNVLLPQAYRIIIPPLTSEFLNVFKNSSVASLIGLMELLAQTKQTAEFSANLFEAFTLATLIYFTLNMSLMLLMRMVEKKVAVPGLISVGGK, encoded by the coding sequence ATGAATTACAACTGGGACTGGGGCGTGTTCTTCAAGTCCACCGGCGTGGGCAGCGAGATTTATCTCGACTGGTACGTGGCCGGCCTGGGCTGGACCATTGCCATCGCCATCGTCGCCTGGATCATTGCCCTGCTGCTGGGTTCGATCCTGGGTGTGATGCGTACCGTGCCGAACCGGCTGGTATCGGGCATCGCCACCTGCTATGTGGAGCTTTTCCGTAACGTGCCGCTGCTGGTTCAGCTGTTCATCTGGTACTTCCTGGTACCGGACCTGCTGCCCGCCGATATGCAGGAGTGGTACAAGCAGGACCTGAACCCGACCACCTCGGCCTACCTGAGCGTCGTCGTGTGCCTGGGCCTGTTCACCGCCGCCCGGGTCTGCGAACAAGTGCGCACCGGCATCCAGGCGCTGCCGCGCGGCCAGGAATCCGCCGCCCGTGCCATGGGCTTCAAGCTGCCGCAGATCTACTGGAACGTGCTGCTGCCCCAGGCCTACCGGATCATCATTCCGCCGCTTACCTCGGAATTCCTCAACGTCTTCAAGAACTCCTCCGTGGCCTCGCTGATCGGCCTGATGGAGCTGCTCGCGCAGACCAAGCAGACCGCCGAGTTCTCGGCCAACCTGTTCGAAGCCTTTACCCTGGCGACGCTGATCTACTTCACCCTGAACATGAGCCTGATGCTGCTCATGCGCATGGTCGAGAAGAAAGTCGCGGTGCCCGGCCTGATCTCCGTGGGGGGTAAATAA
- a CDS encoding amino acid ABC transporter permease: protein MEFDFTGIIPAIPGLWNGMVMTLKLMALGVVGGIILGTILALMRLSHNKLISNIAGAYVNYFRSIPLLLVITWFYLAVPFVLRWITGEDTPIGAFGSCVVAFMMFEAAYFCEIVRAGVQSIPKGQMGAAQALGMNYGQVMRLIILPQAFRKMTPLLLQQSIILFQDTSLVYTVGLVDFLNASRANGDIIGRSNEFLIIAGLVYFTISFAASLLVKRLQKRFAV from the coding sequence ATGGAATTCGACTTCACAGGCATCATCCCGGCCATTCCCGGCTTGTGGAACGGCATGGTGATGACCCTCAAGCTGATGGCCCTGGGCGTCGTCGGCGGGATCATCCTGGGGACGATCCTGGCGCTGATGCGCCTGTCCCACAACAAGCTGATCTCCAACATCGCTGGCGCCTACGTCAACTACTTCCGCTCGATCCCGTTGCTGCTGGTCATCACCTGGTTCTACCTGGCGGTGCCGTTCGTACTGCGCTGGATCACCGGCGAGGACACGCCGATCGGCGCGTTCGGCTCCTGCGTCGTGGCCTTCATGATGTTCGAGGCGGCGTACTTCTGCGAAATCGTCCGGGCCGGCGTGCAGTCGATCCCCAAGGGCCAGATGGGCGCGGCACAGGCACTGGGCATGAATTATGGCCAGGTCATGCGCCTGATCATCTTGCCTCAGGCGTTTCGCAAGATGACCCCGCTGTTGCTGCAACAGAGCATCATCCTGTTTCAGGACACCTCGCTGGTCTACACAGTCGGCCTGGTGGACTTCCTCAATGCTTCGCGGGCCAATGGCGACATCATCGGCCGCTCCAATGAGTTCCTGATCATCGCAGGTCTCGTGTACTTCACAATCAGCTTTGCCGCCTCGCTGCTGGTCAAGCGTCTGCAAAAAAGGTTCGCCGTATGA
- a CDS encoding ABC transporter ATP-binding protein, which yields MSHSLLLNLHNLACGYQGQRVVQNLNLHLNAGDIGCLLGSSGCGKTTTLRAIAGFEPVHEGEIQLAGETISRAGFTLAPEKRRIGMVFQDYALFPHLSVAENMAFGIRKHPDKNRVVEELLELVNLKNLGKRFPHELSGGQQQRVALARALAPEPQLLLLDEPFSNLDGELRRKLSHEVRDILKARGTSAILVTHDQEEAFAVSDHVGVFREGRLEQWDTPYNLYHEPLTPYVASFIGQGYFIRGQLDSPESVQTELGMLRGNRAYTWPIGGAVDVLLRPDDIVYAPDSSLKATIVGKTFLGASTLYRLQLPTGAQLESIFPSHADHQVGATVGIRVAAEHLVLFQASGSTAAHLPPMESGVRRHGTTS from the coding sequence ATGAGTCATTCCTTGTTATTGAATCTGCACAACCTGGCCTGCGGGTACCAAGGCCAGCGAGTCGTCCAGAACCTGAATCTGCACCTCAATGCCGGTGACATCGGCTGCCTGCTAGGCTCCTCCGGGTGCGGCAAGACCACGACCTTGCGGGCCATTGCCGGCTTCGAGCCGGTACACGAAGGCGAGATCCAGCTGGCCGGGGAAACCATCTCCCGCGCGGGTTTTACCCTCGCTCCGGAAAAACGTCGCATCGGCATGGTGTTCCAGGACTACGCGCTGTTCCCACACCTCAGCGTCGCCGAGAACATGGCCTTTGGCATTCGCAAACATCCTGACAAGAACCGTGTGGTCGAAGAACTGCTGGAACTGGTCAACCTGAAGAACCTGGGAAAACGTTTCCCCCATGAGCTCTCCGGAGGCCAGCAACAACGCGTGGCCCTCGCCCGGGCCTTGGCGCCGGAACCGCAATTGCTGCTGCTCGACGAACCCTTCTCCAACCTCGATGGCGAGCTGCGGCGCAAGCTCAGCCATGAGGTGCGGGACATCCTGAAGGCGCGCGGCACCAGCGCGATCCTGGTGACCCATGACCAGGAAGAAGCCTTCGCGGTGAGTGATCACGTCGGGGTATTCCGAGAGGGTCGGCTGGAACAATGGGATACGCCCTACAATCTTTATCACGAACCCCTGACGCCCTATGTCGCCAGTTTCATCGGCCAGGGTTACTTCATTCGCGGCCAACTCGATAGCCCGGAATCGGTGCAGACCGAATTGGGGATGCTGCGGGGTAACCGGGCCTATACCTGGCCCATCGGCGGCGCCGTGGATGTACTGCTGCGCCCGGACGACATCGTCTATGCGCCGGACAGCTCGCTCAAGGCAACCATCGTCGGCAAGACCTTCCTTGGTGCTTCAACCTTGTATCGCCTGCAATTGCCGACCGGCGCGCAACTGGAATCAATTTTCCCGAGCCACGCCGACCATCAGGTCGGAGCGACCGTGGGTATTCGCGTGGCGGCCGAACACCTGGTGCTTTTCCAGGCCTCGGGTAGCACGGCAGCTCATCTGCCGCCGATGGAAAGCGGCGTGCGGCGGCACGGCACCACCAGTTAA
- the ybaK gene encoding Cys-tRNA(Pro) deacylase, translating to MTPALDLLKKVRAEHHIHSYEHDPKAASYGLEAAEKLGLEPARVFKTLLAASEKGELLVAVVPVAGSLDLKALAHAAGVKKVEMADPAAAQRSTGYLLGGISPLGQKKRLRTFIDKSAQPLATMFVSAGRRGLEVELAPAVLAEHTGAAFADIGRA from the coding sequence ATGACCCCCGCGTTGGATCTGCTGAAAAAAGTGCGCGCCGAACATCATATCCACAGCTACGAACACGATCCGAAGGCCGCGTCCTACGGCCTGGAGGCTGCTGAAAAATTGGGCCTGGAGCCGGCGCGAGTGTTCAAGACACTGCTGGCGGCTAGCGAGAAAGGCGAGTTGTTGGTTGCGGTGGTGCCGGTCGCTGGGAGCCTGGATCTCAAGGCGCTGGCCCATGCGGCCGGAGTGAAGAAAGTCGAGATGGCCGATCCGGCCGCCGCGCAGCGCTCGACGGGCTATTTGCTCGGGGGCATCAGTCCCCTGGGGCAGAAGAAACGCCTGCGCACATTTATCGATAAATCCGCGCAACCGCTGGCCACTATGTTTGTCAGTGCGGGGCGGCGTGGCCTGGAAGTGGAGTTGGCGCCTGCGGTGCTGGCGGAGCACACCGGGGCGGCGTTCGCGGATATTGGCCGTGCCTGA
- a CDS encoding glutamate/aspartate ABC transporter substrate-binding protein, with the protein MRIVPHLLGAAVAAALISTPVFAAELTGTLKKIKESGVITLGHRDASIPFSYIADASGKPVGYSHDIQLKVVEALKKELDVPNLQVKYNLVTSQTRIPLVQNGTVDLECGSTTNNVERQQQVAFSVGIFEIGTRLLSKKDSKYKDFGDLKGKNVVTTAGTTSERLLKAMNADKQMGMNVISAKDHGESFQMLESGRAVAFMMDDALLAGEAAKAKKASDWEVTGTPQSYEIYGCMMRKGDEPFKKAVDDAIKATYASGEINKIYEKWFMQPIPPKGLNLNFPMSEELKKLIAEPTDKAADEKKS; encoded by the coding sequence ATGCGCATCGTTCCCCATCTCCTGGGCGCAGCCGTTGCTGCCGCTCTGATCAGCACTCCGGTTTTCGCAGCCGAACTGACCGGCACACTGAAAAAGATCAAAGAATCCGGCGTCATCACGCTCGGCCACCGCGACGCCTCCATTCCGTTTTCCTACATTGCGGACGCTTCCGGCAAGCCGGTCGGCTACTCCCATGACATCCAGCTGAAAGTCGTCGAAGCCCTGAAGAAAGAGCTCGACGTACCGAACCTGCAGGTCAAGTACAACCTGGTCACCTCGCAAACCCGTATCCCGCTGGTGCAGAACGGCACCGTGGACCTGGAGTGCGGCTCCACCACCAACAACGTCGAGCGCCAGCAGCAAGTCGCCTTCTCCGTTGGCATCTTCGAGATCGGCACCAGGCTGCTGTCCAAGAAAGACTCCAAGTACAAGGATTTCGGCGACCTCAAGGGCAAGAACGTCGTGACCACCGCTGGCACCACGTCCGAGCGCTTGCTCAAGGCGATGAACGCCGACAAGCAAATGGGCATGAACGTCATCTCGGCCAAAGACCACGGCGAGTCCTTCCAGATGCTGGAATCGGGCCGGGCCGTCGCGTTCATGATGGACGACGCCCTGCTGGCTGGCGAAGCCGCCAAGGCCAAGAAAGCGTCTGACTGGGAAGTAACCGGCACCCCACAGTCCTACGAAATCTACGGCTGCATGATGCGCAAGGGCGACGAGCCGTTCAAAAAGGCTGTCGATGACGCCATCAAGGCCACCTACGCTTCGGGCGAGATCAACAAGATCTACGAAAAATGGTTCATGCAACCTATCCCGCCAAAAGGCCTGAACCTCAACTTCCCGATGAGCGAAGAACTCAAGAAATTGATCGCAGAACCGACCGACAAAGCGGCTGACGAAAAGAAATCCTGA
- the glpK gene encoding glycerol kinase GlpK, with amino-acid sequence MTDIENKNYIIALDQGTTSSRAIIFDRDANVVCTAQREFVQHYPQPGWVEHDPMEIFATQSAVMVEALAQAGLHHDQVAAIGITNQRETTVVWDKSTGRPIYNAVVWQCRRSTEICQQLKRDGHEQYISEATGLVTDPYFSGTKLKWILDNVEGSRERARNGELLFGTVDSWLIWKFTGGKVHVTDYTNASRTMLFNIHTLEWDAKMLDILNIPREMLPEVKPSSQIYGRTKSGIAIGGIAGDQQAALFGQMCVEPGQAKNTYGTGCFLLMNTGDKAVKSNHGMLTTIACGPRGEVAYALEGAVFNGGSTVQWLRDELKIINDALDTEYFANKVKDSNGVYLVPAFTGLGAPYWDPYARGALFGLTRGVRVDHIIRATLESIAYQTRDVLDAMQQDAGERLKSLRVDGGAVANNFLMQFQADILGTQVERPKMRETTALGAAYLAGLACGFWGSLEELRGKAVIERQFEPQLEEQAKEKLYAGWKKAVSRTRDWEPHEDAE; translated from the coding sequence ATGACCGACATTGAGAATAAGAACTACATCATTGCCCTCGACCAGGGCACGACCAGCTCACGCGCCATTATTTTCGACCGTGACGCCAACGTGGTCTGCACCGCCCAACGCGAATTCGTCCAGCATTACCCGCAACCTGGCTGGGTCGAACACGACCCGATGGAGATCTTCGCCACCCAGAGCGCGGTCATGGTCGAAGCATTGGCCCAGGCCGGCCTGCATCACGACCAGGTCGCTGCGATCGGCATCACCAACCAGCGCGAAACCACGGTAGTCTGGGACAAATCCACAGGACGCCCGATCTACAACGCGGTCGTCTGGCAATGCCGGCGCAGTACCGAAATCTGCCAGCAGCTCAAGCGTGACGGCCACGAGCAATACATCAGTGAAGCCACTGGCCTGGTCACCGATCCCTACTTCTCCGGCACCAAGCTCAAGTGGATCCTGGATAACGTCGAAGGCAGCCGTGAGCGCGCCCGTAACGGCGAGCTGCTATTCGGCACCGTGGATAGCTGGCTGATCTGGAAGTTTACCGGCGGCAAGGTCCATGTCACCGACTACACCAATGCCTCGCGCACCATGCTCTTCAATATCCACACGTTGGAGTGGGACGCGAAGATGCTCGACATCCTCAACATCCCTCGGGAGATGCTGCCGGAGGTCAAACCCTCCTCGCAAATCTACGGCCGAACCAAAAGCGGCATCGCCATCGGCGGTATCGCCGGCGACCAGCAAGCCGCCCTCTTCGGCCAGATGTGCGTGGAGCCGGGCCAGGCGAAAAACACTTACGGCACCGGCTGTTTCCTGCTGATGAATACCGGCGACAAAGCCGTCAAATCCAACCACGGCATGCTTACCACCATCGCCTGCGGCCCGCGCGGCGAAGTTGCCTACGCCCTCGAAGGCGCCGTGTTCAATGGCGGATCCACTGTCCAGTGGCTGCGCGATGAACTGAAGATTATCAACGACGCCCTCGATACCGAATACTTCGCCAACAAGGTCAAGGACAGCAATGGCGTCTACCTGGTACCAGCCTTCACAGGCCTGGGCGCGCCGTACTGGGACCCTTATGCCCGTGGCGCGCTGTTCGGCCTGACTCGCGGCGTGCGGGTCGATCACATCATCCGGGCCACGCTGGAATCCATTGCCTACCAGACCCGCGACGTGCTCGACGCCATGCAGCAGGACGCTGGCGAACGCCTCAAGTCCTTGCGTGTGGACGGCGGCGCGGTGGCCAACAATTTCCTCATGCAGTTCCAGGCCGACATCCTCGGCACCCAGGTCGAACGCCCGAAAATGCGCGAGACAACCGCATTGGGCGCGGCGTACCTGGCCGGTTTGGCATGTGGTTTCTGGGGCAGCCTGGAAGAACTGCGCGGCAAAGCGGTGATCGAGCGTCAGTTCGAACCGCAACTGGAAGAGCAAGCCAAGGAAAAGCTCTACGCCGGATGGAAAAAAGCTGTCAGCCGCACTCGCGATTGGGAGCCTCACGAAGACGCGGAATAA
- a CDS encoding PhzF family phenazine biosynthesis protein: MQLAFHQVDAFSDRPFGGNPAMVYRLDAWLADDLMQKIAAEHNLAETAFLVRENQHWHIRWFTPTTEVPLCGHATLASAYVLFEIYHETVERLDFICKSGALSVAREGDRLWLDFPAIVPAELGASLAVQTALGVEAVDVLSSNELFVVLESEQAVLECKPDMAALAKLPWPGAIVTAPGSKHDFVSRYFAPAIGINEDPVTGSTHCSLIPYWSKRLSKLGLTAYQCSARGGELFCRLEGDRVKIGGNATLVASGTLSLG, translated from the coding sequence ATGCAGCTTGCGTTTCATCAGGTCGATGCATTCAGTGACCGCCCCTTTGGCGGTAACCCGGCGATGGTCTATCGGCTCGATGCCTGGCTTGCCGACGACTTGATGCAGAAGATCGCCGCCGAACATAACCTGGCGGAAACGGCGTTCCTGGTGCGCGAAAATCAGCACTGGCATATCCGGTGGTTCACGCCCACCACCGAAGTACCCTTGTGTGGCCATGCCACCCTGGCCAGCGCCTACGTATTGTTCGAGATCTATCACGAAACCGTGGAGCGATTGGATTTCATCTGCAAATCCGGGGCATTGAGCGTTGCTCGCGAAGGCGACCGGCTGTGGCTGGATTTCCCCGCCATCGTGCCGGCCGAATTGGGCGCGTCCCTGGCGGTCCAGACTGCCTTGGGGGTCGAGGCGGTGGACGTGCTGAGTTCCAATGAGTTGTTCGTGGTACTTGAGTCGGAGCAGGCCGTGCTCGAGTGCAAGCCGGACATGGCGGCCCTGGCGAAGTTGCCGTGGCCGGGTGCGATCGTCACCGCGCCGGGAAGCAAGCACGATTTCGTCTCGCGCTATTTTGCCCCTGCGATTGGAATCAACGAGGACCCGGTCACCGGCTCGACCCATTGCAGCCTGATCCCCTATTGGTCCAAACGCCTGAGCAAGCTTGGGCTGACGGCCTATCAATGCTCGGCCAGGGGAGGGGAGCTGTTTTGCCGGCTGGAAGGTGATCGGGTGAAGATCGGTGGGAATGCGACGTTGGTGGCCAGCGGGACGTTATCGCTCGGCTAA